A window from Vicia villosa cultivar HV-30 ecotype Madison, WI unplaced genomic scaffold, Vvil1.0 ctg.001059F_1_1, whole genome shotgun sequence encodes these proteins:
- the LOC131632984 gene encoding uncharacterized protein LOC131632984 yields MSVYSEDEGFLMHFFQDSLAGASLEWYVQLERTHIHSWRDLMEAFIKHYQYNVDMAPNRTQLQSLVQGSKESFKEYAQKWRELATRVQPPMTEREMIDMFTSTLSGHYYLACSASANFSEMVRYGERVEMGLNMGKIQLGASSNSAGGKKQAEGYARRKEGNADAIYGRRGSGRNNSQVHAVMIPVPQQQQQGQRSNNDRYPPRTRPHRKIDPIPMTYAQVLQHLLKIEKITLRDAPNAPDTQSPNYNANARCAFHSGAAGHDTERCIALKNKVQDLLDQKIIQFTPTPNIVNNPMPTHGGSGVNVIESEEISFISDVGCLTFPLVSVKQHLVNCGIFPGCGVDCENCKSQPEGCADLRSMVQKLINEGPLQFYRRLRGAKSKASEVSVISIAPICIQVPIQIPVSIPYEEQPAALMITVPGPIPYESEKAVPWHYGSDVYYCGTKEKGEPLKEKFVEAAVANTDNFAGTGRITRSGRVFSPQLVQSNADALAKAKGKQVVTDVQNPPTQNGASDNAVSSKDVEELLRIIRKSDYKLEAVANNISAGNGLGFTDHDLPPKGRNHNKALHISMECKGTTLSRVLVDTGSSLNVLPKSALMRIDYVGVELRPSDLVVRAFDGSRRSVFGEVDLPIQIKGEIHETPFQALEAVNAVRTPPYEITKPETVMSSLKDAQVAVETGKIEGWGQVIDVRPKFDKNGLGFNPGKQNALPVLNIHRPIKFVSGGVIQDGQVNAIVNDEEVDNDCDFDSWIRPSVPGEMPRNWTIEDVIQVTQAQE; encoded by the exons ATGTCCGTATACTCTGAGGATGAGGGTTTTCTAAtgcacttcttccaggatagtcttgCTGGGGCTTCCTTGGAGTGGTATGTTCAACTCGAGCGCACTCATATtcattcttggagagatcttATGGAGGCTTTCATTAAGCACTATCAATACAATGTTGATATGGCGCCCAACAGGACTCAGTTGCAGAGTTTGGTTCAAGggtctaaagaatctttcaaagaatacgctcagaaatggcgtgAATTAGCGACAAGAGTTCAACCACCGATGACTGAACGTGAGATGATCGACATGTTCACCAGTACTTTGTCCGGACACTACTACTTGGCTTGCAGTGCTTCAGCCAACTTTtctgaaatggtgagatatggCGAACGTGTCGAGATGGGTCTAAATATGGGGAAAATTCAGTTGGGAGCTTCTTCTAATTCTGCTGGTGGTAAGAAACAAGCTGAGGGTTATGCCAGAAGGAAGGAAGGAAATGCAGATGCCATATATGGAAGAAGGGGTTCAGGGAGAAACAATTCGCAAGTCCACGCTGTCATGATTCCAGTGCCgcaacaacaacagcaaggaCAGCGTTCCAACAATGATCGTTATCCTCCCAGGACAAGGCCTCATAGAAAGATTGATCCAATTCCCATGACCTATGCTCAGGTGTtgcaacatttgctcaagattgagaagattactttgagagatgctccgaATGCTCCGGACACACAATCTCCGAATTACAATGCAAACGCAAGATGTGCTTTCCACTCCGGTGCAGCTGGACATGATACAGAAAGGTGTATTGCGTTGAAAAACAAAGTACAAGACTTGTTGGATCAAAAGATAATCCAGTTCactcctacacccaatattgtcaataatcCGATGCCTACTCACGGAGGTTCGGGTGTGAATGTCATTGAGAGTGAAGAGATAAGTTTTATATCTGATGTGGGCTGTTTGACCTTTCCTCTTGTGTCTGTGAAGCAACATCTGGTTAATTGCGGTATCTTCCCGGGCTGTGGTGTGGATTGTGAGAATTGCAAGAGTCAACCCGAAGGTTGTGCTGATTTGAGAAGTATGGTACAAAAGCTGATTAATGAGGGTCCTCTTCAATTCTATCGAAGGTTGAGAGGTGCGAAGAGTAAGGCTAGCGAAGTGTCTGTGATCTCAATTGCTCCAATATGTATCCAAGTTCCTATTCAGATACCTGTCAGTATCCCGTATGAGGAACAACCAGCGGCGTTGATGATTACCGTGCCAGGGCCTATTCCATATGAGAGTGAGAAGGCCGTCCCTTGGCATTATGGTTCAGACGTATATTACTGTGGCACGAAGGAGAAGGGGGAGCCATTGAAAGAGAAGTTTGTGGAAGCCGCAGTTGCAAACACTGATAATTTTGCCGGTACTGGTAGAATCACTCGCAGTGGTAGGGTGTTCTCCCCTCAGCTTGTTCAAAGTAATGCGGATGCTTTGGCTAAGGCCAAAGGCAAACAAGTAGTGACTGATGTCCAGAATCCTCCGACTCAGAATGGGGCATCTGATAATGCTGTAtcttccaaggatgtggaagAATTGTTAAGAATCATCAGGAAGTCTGATTACAAA TTAGAGGCGGTGGCCAACAATATTTCCGCTGGGAATGGCTTGGGGTTCACTGATCATGATCTTCCTCCAaaagggagaaaccataacaaggccTTGCATATTTCGATGGAAtgtaaggggacgactttgtcccgTGTTCTGGTTGATACTGGCTCTTCTCTGAACGTGCTCCCCAAATCGGCTCTAATGAGAATTGACTATGTTGGGGTTGAATTAAGGCCTAGTGATTTGGTGGTGCGCgcttttgatggatcaagaaggtCTGTGTTCGGAGAGGTAGATTTACCAATACAG atcaaaggtgaaatacatgagacgcCGTTCCAAGCGCTTGAAGCTGTAAATGCCGTGAGAACTCCTCcttatgagataacgaagccagaaACTGTTATGTCCTCCTTGAAAGATGCTCAAGTTGCCGTTGAGACTGGAAAGATAGAAGGCTGGGGGCAAGTGATCGatgtgcgtcccaaatttgacaagaatggtcttggtttcaatCCCGGAAAGCAGAATGCATTGCCAGTGCTTAATATCCATCgcccgatcaagtttgtgagtggGGGTGTCATTCAAGATGGCCAGGTCAATGCCATTGTCAATGATGAAGAAGTGGATAATGATtgtgattttgatagctggattcgtccaagtgtTCCTGGAGAGATGCCTCGCAATTGGACAATCGAAGATGTCATTCAAGTTACACAAGCTCAagagtaa